The segment GCCGCAGTCGCGGACTGGCGACCGGTGCGGACGGCCGAGCAGAAGCTGAAAAAGGGAGACGGCAGCCAGATCCCCGAGATCGCGCTGCAGCCGAACCCGGACATACTGGCCAGCCTCTCCCGGTCCGGGCCCCAGCGCCCGCGTTTGGTGGTTGGTTTCGCCGCCGAAACGGAAAAGCTCGTCGATCATGCCCGTGCCAAGCTGACGGCGAAGGGCTGCGACTGGATTCTCGCGAACGATGTCTCGCCGGCCAGCGGCACCTTCGGCGGAGACGAGACGACGATACATCTCGTCGAAGCTGCCGGAGTCGAGGCTTGGCCGCGCTTGCGCAAGCAGGCCGTGGCCGACCGGCTGGTGCAGCGCATCGCCGAGACCCTGGACGCTTCACCGACCTCGAAAACGCTGTCCGAAGGAGTTGCCGAGTGAACGGGGAGACCCCTAGCATTCCCGTCGAAGTGGTTCAGTTGCCCCATGCACAGGATCTTCCGCTACCGCGCTACGAGACCGAGCTTTCGGCCGGCCTCGATCTCTTGGCGGCGGTGGAGGCTCCGCTGGTCCTGACCCCGGGCGCCCGCGCATTGGTGCCGACCGGCCTGTCCATTGCCCTGCCCGCCGGAACCGAGGCGCAGATTCGGCCGCGCTCGGGCCTTGCGTTGAAGCACGGGGTGACCTGTCTCAACACGCCGGGCACGATCGACGCCGACTATCGCGGCGAGATCAAGATCTTGCTCGTCAATCTGGGCGAGGCGGACTTCGCGGTCGAGCGGGGCACGCGAATCGCTCAAATGGTTGTCGCGCCGGTGGTACAGGCGGTTTGGCGCCCGGTTGCGGCTTTGAGCGAAACCCGGCGCGGAACTGGCGGTTTCGGATCGACCGGCACGTCCGCCGCTAGGTCGTAGAAGACAACAGGGACGCGTAACGGACGAAAGGGTCCGCAAGAAGATGCTAAGACTATCCAAGAAGTTGCTGTTCGCCATCGAAGCCGTCGTCGATATCGCCTATCACACCAATGCTGGCCCGGTGCGCTCCACCGATATCTCGCGCCGCCAGGGCATCCCCCGCCGCTATCTGGAGCAGGTGCTGCAGCAGCTCGTGCATCACGGCATTCTCGCCGGCCAGCGAGGGCCGCGCGGCGGCTATCGCCTGGCCCGCGAACGGCGGCGCATCTCGGTCGGCGAGATCATCAGGATCGTGCGAAAGCTTGAGGGCACCGCCGACCCGGCCAGTGAGCCCGACGGGTCCGAGATCGGTGTCAAGGTGGTCCGCCCGATTTGGATCGACATGCAGCGCGAGATGATGGAGCGCTTCGACAACACAACCATCGACGAACTCTGCCATCGCGCCCGCGAACGCGGGATCACGCCGGAAGGCAAGGTGACGGCCGACTTCTCGATCTAGCTCGCCTCGGCATCGATGCCGAGGCCGGCCTGCGACCTGCCGAAGCAACAGCTATGATCTGATTTCACGGTCCCGGCGCGGGTTTCGTTGGCATTCTCCACGATCACATCCTAAATCAGGCAAATCCCAAATCAGTCTGAAGCGCTTCCAGGCGCATGTCGGGTAGGAGGATCGGATCGATGAGCGACGCAGCGGCGAAGAGCGAGATGATCGAGTCCCCTCGGGCAGCCACGGGTGAGTTCCGTGGCCGGGTCTACGACTCGATTCTCGAGACCATTGGCGCGACCCCTCTCGTGCGCATGCGCAAACTGGCCGCTGCGCATGGGATCGAGGCGGACCTGATCGGCAAGTGCGAGTTCTTCAATCCCCTCGCCTCGGTCAAGGACCGCATCGGCCTGGCCATGATCGAGAAGCTGGAAGCGGACGGTAAGATCGGCCCCGAGACCGTCTTGGTCGAGCCGACCAGTGGAAACACCGGGATTGCCTTGGCTTTCGTGGCGGCGGCCAAAGGCTACCGGCTCATCCTGACCATGCCGGAGACCATGTCCGTCGAGCGGCGCAAGATGTTGAAGCTGCTCGGCGCCGAGCTGGTCCTGACCGAGGGACCTAAGGGCATGAAGGGCGCGGTTGCCAGGGCGCAGGAGCTTCTGGCGGAGATTCCCGGCGCCGTGATGCCGCAGCAGTTCGAGAACCCGGCGAA is part of the Algihabitans albus genome and harbors:
- a CDS encoding RrF2 family transcriptional regulator, whose translation is MLRLSKKLLFAIEAVVDIAYHTNAGPVRSTDISRRQGIPRRYLEQVLQQLVHHGILAGQRGPRGGYRLARERRRISVGEIIRIVRKLEGTADPASEPDGSEIGVKVVRPIWIDMQREMMERFDNTTIDELCHRARERGITPEGKVTADFSI
- the dut gene encoding dUTP diphosphatase; this encodes MNGETPSIPVEVVQLPHAQDLPLPRYETELSAGLDLLAAVEAPLVLTPGARALVPTGLSIALPAGTEAQIRPRSGLALKHGVTCLNTPGTIDADYRGEIKILLVNLGEADFAVERGTRIAQMVVAPVVQAVWRPVAALSETRRGTGGFGSTGTSAARS
- the cysK gene encoding cysteine synthase A, yielding MSDAAAKSEMIESPRAATGEFRGRVYDSILETIGATPLVRMRKLAAAHGIEADLIGKCEFFNPLASVKDRIGLAMIEKLEADGKIGPETVLVEPTSGNTGIALAFVAAAKGYRLILTMPETMSVERRKMLKLLGAELVLTEGPKGMKGAVARAQELLAEIPGAVMPQQFENPANPEVHRATTAEEIWSDTGGQVDIVISGVGTGGTLTGLGQVLKPRKPGLKMIAVEPEDSPILSGGEPGPHKIQGIGAGFVPGILETDLIDEVIRIGNDTAFRTAREAAATEGLAVGISSGAAIAAALEVAARPESKGKTIVIVLPSFAERYLSTALFEGL